The Brevibacillus brevis genome contains a region encoding:
- a CDS encoding DedA family protein → MQNWMTQIIEQYSYFGILLMMALENIFPPIPSEVILTFGGFMTTQSSLTVFGVILSATIGSVIGAIMLYGIGFYLDVQKIEKIVERWGHLLRIKTADIHKANEWFDRYGYWTIFFCRMIPLIRSLISIPAGMTKMNFPLFLLFTTLGTFIWNIVLVMAGHLLGESWEDILYYFDLYSNVVYVVLAFTGVAFLIFFLRKRKADA, encoded by the coding sequence ATGCAGAACTGGATGACCCAAATTATTGAACAATATAGTTACTTCGGTATCTTACTCATGATGGCACTGGAAAACATCTTTCCACCCATACCTTCTGAGGTGATCTTGACCTTCGGTGGATTTATGACGACGCAATCATCCTTAACGGTTTTTGGCGTAATCTTGTCAGCTACAATCGGTTCGGTGATCGGGGCAATCATGCTCTATGGAATCGGTTTCTACCTAGACGTCCAAAAAATAGAGAAGATCGTAGAGAGATGGGGGCATCTTCTGCGCATTAAAACGGCAGATATCCATAAAGCGAATGAATGGTTCGACCGTTACGGATACTGGACGATCTTTTTTTGTCGCATGATCCCATTAATCAGAAGCCTGATTTCCATTCCTGCTGGTATGACCAAAATGAATTTCCCGCTGTTTTTGCTGTTTACAACACTCGGTACGTTTATTTGGAACATCGTCCTAGTGATGGCTGGTCACTTATTGGGAGAATCGTGGGAAGACATTCTGTACTATTTCGATCTCTATTCCAATGTCGTTTATGTTGTACTCGCTTTTACGGGGGTAGCCTTTCTCATTTTTTTCCTCCGCAAACGAAAAGCGGATGCCTAA
- the kynA gene encoding tryptophan 2,3-dioxygenase: MRPHEQGSNQPNDTSMETQIHTDFQKEMTYGDYLQLDQILSSQQCQSSHHDEMLFIIIHQVSELWMKQILHELSAANECICNHDLEPAFKMFARVSRIQQQLIKSWDVLSTLTPADYLQFRDKLGHSSGFQSYQNRLIEFTLGYKNQHVLAVYVHQPKLHAQMSAALQQPSIYDAAIREMAARGLPIDPECLNRDWSQPYQPNQSVEQAWLTVYRNVNQYWDLYELAEKLVDIASQQQQWRFNHMTTVERIIGQKPGTGGSSGVMYLRRALDHRFFPELWSLRTQL, translated from the coding sequence ATGAGACCACATGAACAAGGAAGTAATCAACCAAACGACACTTCAATGGAGACGCAGATTCATACTGATTTCCAAAAAGAGATGACGTACGGCGATTATTTACAGCTCGATCAAATCTTGTCGAGTCAACAATGCCAATCCAGCCATCATGATGAAATGCTGTTTATTATCATTCATCAGGTGAGTGAGCTATGGATGAAACAAATTTTGCATGAACTGTCAGCAGCAAATGAGTGCATCTGCAATCACGATCTGGAGCCTGCTTTCAAAATGTTCGCGCGAGTCTCGCGTATCCAGCAGCAATTGATTAAATCGTGGGATGTCCTTTCTACATTGACGCCAGCAGACTACCTCCAGTTCCGTGACAAGCTGGGTCATTCGTCCGGTTTTCAATCCTATCAAAACCGACTCATCGAATTTACGCTAGGTTATAAGAACCAGCATGTCCTAGCGGTGTATGTGCATCAACCGAAGCTTCACGCCCAAATGAGTGCGGCCTTGCAGCAGCCTAGCATTTACGATGCGGCGATCAGGGAGATGGCTGCCCGTGGCTTGCCGATTGATCCGGAATGCTTGAATCGCGATTGGTCACAGCCATACCAACCCAATCAGAGTGTAGAGCAAGCCTGGCTGACCGTGTATCGAAATGTGAACCAGTATTGGGATCTGTACGAGTTGGCAGAAAAGCTGGTGGATATCGCCAGTCAGCAACAGCAATGGCGTTTTAACCATATGACGACAGTTGAACGCATCATAGGCCAAAAGCCGGGAACAGGAGGGTCATCAGGCGTCATGTACTTGCGTAGAGCGCTCGATCACCGTTTTTTCCCTGAGCTGTGGAGCTTGCGGACACAGTTGTAG
- a CDS encoding amidohydrolase family protein, with translation MIDLLLVNGVVITMDKDRRVLQDGAVAIDKGRILEVGDTPLLKDKYPAQKVVDCAHHCILPGFVDAHGHGGHSLFKTIATDNINDWMPIMTNTYKHYVTDDFWYYEGKLSALERLKAGITTGVSVLGSMPRSDDPIFALNHAKAYNEVGVREIVATGPCNPPWPHPFSRWVDGQKVTKEVTYEQVLAGAEAVIEALNHANNDKTRAYITPFVIVTSVNPSYPTPADQLFGLTDFDRYQARKIREIAKKYNTRIHSDAFGGMIHLAIQDKEYALLGPDVHLQHCRGISFDEAKILAETGTNVSASPGFGQINARTPITELLEMGATVAITTDGTSPMTPFDMFQAMRRMQLLQQAALRDYYYLPPGKLLEMVTIDAARCVGWDDELGSLEAGKKADVITVNMHQAHLNPENMHVHRVVYQAVGGDVNHVIVDGELIMDERRVLTVDEKQILKEANEEANRTIERAGLEIYMQPSKYFWGHARAYLDERRFDPTKL, from the coding sequence TTGATCGATTTGTTACTCGTGAACGGCGTAGTCATTACCATGGACAAAGACCGTCGGGTATTACAAGACGGGGCAGTCGCCATAGATAAAGGAAGAATTTTGGAGGTAGGCGACACTCCACTTCTTAAAGACAAGTATCCTGCACAAAAGGTAGTCGACTGCGCGCATCATTGTATACTGCCAGGCTTCGTTGACGCACATGGTCATGGCGGACATTCGCTGTTCAAAACGATTGCGACAGACAATATCAACGACTGGATGCCAATCATGACCAACACTTACAAGCACTACGTGACAGACGATTTCTGGTACTACGAGGGAAAGCTGTCAGCACTGGAGCGGCTTAAAGCTGGAATTACGACAGGTGTTAGCGTACTAGGCTCGATGCCGCGCTCAGATGATCCGATCTTTGCCTTGAATCACGCAAAAGCGTATAACGAGGTTGGCGTTCGTGAAATCGTAGCGACAGGTCCTTGCAATCCGCCGTGGCCGCATCCTTTTAGCCGATGGGTCGATGGACAAAAAGTAACGAAGGAAGTCACGTATGAGCAGGTGCTTGCCGGAGCAGAAGCAGTGATTGAAGCCCTGAATCACGCAAATAACGATAAAACCAGAGCATACATAACGCCATTTGTCATCGTCACCTCTGTCAATCCGTCCTATCCGACACCAGCTGACCAATTGTTTGGCTTAACCGATTTTGACCGTTACCAAGCGCGGAAAATCAGGGAGATTGCAAAAAAGTACAACACGCGCATCCATTCCGATGCTTTTGGAGGCATGATTCACCTCGCGATTCAAGACAAAGAGTACGCGCTGCTCGGTCCAGACGTGCACTTGCAGCATTGTCGGGGAATTTCTTTTGACGAGGCGAAAATTTTGGCCGAAACAGGAACGAATGTGAGTGCTTCTCCTGGTTTTGGTCAAATCAATGCACGCACCCCCATCACAGAATTGCTGGAGATGGGAGCAACTGTTGCGATCACGACGGACGGCACCTCGCCGATGACTCCTTTTGACATGTTCCAGGCCATGCGCAGAATGCAGCTGCTGCAACAAGCAGCGTTGCGTGATTACTACTACCTCCCGCCGGGCAAGCTGCTGGAAATGGTCACGATTGATGCGGCACGCTGTGTCGGTTGGGATGACGAACTGGGGTCACTGGAAGCTGGTAAAAAAGCGGATGTCATTACCGTAAATATGCATCAGGCCCACTTGAATCCGGAGAACATGCATGTCCATCGTGTCGTCTATCAGGCAGTCGGTGGAGATGTGAACCATGTCATTGTCGATGGTGAGCTGATTATGGACGAGCGCCGTGTTTTGACTGTGGATGAAAAGCAAATCCTCAAAGAAGCGAATGAAGAGGCGAACCGCACAATCGAGCGGGCAGGCTTGGAAATCTACATGCAGCCAAGCAAGTATTTCTGGGGGCATGCGCGAGCTTATTTGGATGAGAGAAGATTTGATCCGACGAAGTTGTAG
- a CDS encoding ABC transporter permease: MTTALRRVIFIAMIAAIWEVTSRLSGLPSFMFPSLTQVFETLVNGLISGQITAAIGKSMGRILLGFLIAIIVGLILGYFIWRYKLVEDTLGFVVTALQSIPSIVWFPLAIIWFGLNDFSILFIVTIGATWTMTVNATSGFKNVPPLYQRVAKTYGSSGFHFVRTVILPASVPQIISGLRIAWAFSWRALMAGELLGGGGGLGQLLEMGRSLGQMDLVISVMIIIAIIGTIVDNVVFSRIERNVQMKWGVHS, encoded by the coding sequence ATGACTACAGCTTTAAGACGGGTCATCTTCATCGCTATGATAGCGGCGATCTGGGAAGTCACATCTAGATTATCTGGGCTCCCATCGTTCATGTTTCCCAGCTTGACCCAGGTTTTCGAAACACTCGTAAATGGCTTGATAAGCGGGCAAATTACCGCTGCGATTGGAAAAAGCATGGGACGAATCCTGTTGGGCTTTCTCATTGCCATTATCGTCGGACTGATATTGGGTTACTTCATTTGGAGGTACAAACTCGTAGAAGATACGCTTGGCTTTGTGGTGACAGCGCTTCAGTCTATCCCGAGCATTGTCTGGTTCCCGCTTGCGATTATCTGGTTTGGCTTAAATGACTTCTCCATTTTGTTCATCGTGACGATCGGGGCGACCTGGACGATGACGGTCAATGCTACCAGCGGTTTCAAAAATGTCCCGCCGCTATATCAACGAGTCGCCAAGACATACGGTTCGTCTGGCTTTCACTTTGTACGAACAGTCATTCTTCCTGCTTCCGTACCGCAGATCATCTCCGGGCTTCGAATCGCTTGGGCATTTTCCTGGCGGGCACTTATGGCAGGTGAATTGCTCGGGGGTGGCGGTGGTCTCGGTCAATTGCTCGAGATGGGACGTTCACTTGGACAAATGGATTTGGTGATATCAGTGATGATCATTATTGCGATCATCGGTACCATCGTCGATAATGTTGTCTTTTCACGCATCGAACGCAACGTTCAGATGAAGTGGGGAGTCCATTCATAA
- a CDS encoding ATP-binding protein, with amino-acid sequence METMKPPMEVLYAKQLNALRSHDTGTKPPNWLMSPRAVRDFILGTDDPLSYEGESITITKKFYGDDVLIERAIVTLAGNRGLMLVGEPGTAKTMLSELLSAAISGTSTNTIQGTAGTTEDMIKYSWNYAMLLDKGPSLQALVPSPLYTGMSKGIITRFEEITRCPFEVQDVLISILSDKVMNIPELSDGILFAKPGFNIIATANLRDKGVNEMSSALKRRFNFETIAPINHVKMEAQIIESQAKVILEQSGVNIEIDRDVVEILATTFMELRMGETKEGFKIDSPQSVMSTAEAVSVYVQSAMTSHYYDGRPISMDRLVQNMLGAVVKENQKDANILKTYFTKVVKERAKEEGLWGTYYNEKKWIK; translated from the coding sequence ATGGAAACAATGAAGCCACCTATGGAAGTGTTATATGCCAAACAGCTGAATGCACTGCGATCCCATGATACAGGGACAAAACCTCCCAATTGGCTGATGTCGCCCAGAGCTGTGCGCGATTTTATTTTAGGAACAGATGACCCCCTCTCTTATGAGGGCGAAAGTATAACGATTACGAAGAAGTTTTATGGAGACGATGTGCTTATTGAGCGTGCAATCGTCACGTTGGCAGGCAATCGCGGCTTGATGCTCGTCGGTGAACCTGGAACGGCAAAGACGATGCTGTCTGAGCTGCTGTCTGCGGCCATCTCCGGAACGAGCACGAATACGATCCAAGGCACGGCAGGAACGACTGAGGATATGATCAAATACTCCTGGAACTACGCGATGCTGCTGGACAAAGGTCCTTCGCTGCAAGCGCTGGTTCCTTCCCCGTTATACACCGGAATGAGCAAGGGAATCATTACCCGTTTTGAAGAAATTACCCGTTGCCCGTTTGAGGTCCAAGACGTGTTGATTAGTATTTTGAGCGACAAGGTGATGAACATCCCCGAGCTGTCAGACGGCATCCTGTTTGCGAAGCCCGGTTTTAATATCATCGCAACAGCGAATCTGCGGGACAAAGGCGTCAATGAAATGAGCAGCGCGCTCAAACGCCGTTTTAACTTCGAGACAATCGCGCCGATTAATCATGTGAAAATGGAAGCACAAATTATCGAATCCCAAGCAAAAGTGATTCTGGAGCAAAGTGGCGTAAACATCGAAATCGATCGGGATGTGGTTGAGATATTGGCGACGACCTTCATGGAACTGCGTATGGGCGAGACCAAGGAAGGTTTCAAAATCGATTCCCCTCAATCCGTGATGAGTACAGCCGAAGCCGTATCCGTCTATGTTCAAAGTGCGATGACGTCCCATTACTATGATGGCAGGCCAATTTCCATGGATCGACTGGTACAGAACATGCTGGGAGCGGTCGTCAAGGAAAATCAAAAGGACGCAAATATCCTGAAAACCTACTTTACCAAAGTGGTCAAAGAACGGGCAAAGGAAGAGGGTCTATGGGGAACGTATTACAACGAGAAGAAATGGATCAAATAA
- a CDS encoding aliphatic sulfonate ABC transporter substrate-binding protein — translation MLKKVLSTVVASLLLMGVASGCSTGGAESSEKEVRIGYFPNLTHSATIIALEKGYFKEAFGADVKIQTKTVTNGGLFMEAMATKAIDVGTVGPGPLLNFYVKHPGYRLISGAVNGGAVLVMNGSANITELKDLKGKKIAIPVIGSTQDVMLRKALNEVGLKPTTNGGDVELYAAAPADTAALFVQKSVDGAATQEPWGYVLENQAEGKLLLDWDQFAWGKESTNTVVAASDEFLKREGLATAYLQAHKKAVKFIQENPEESQDLIIKHLKGLTGKELSKKEVQAAFSRLEVTTAVNEKVIQEMADISQEAGYISSNKIDGLIDLKYLEASK, via the coding sequence ATGCTTAAAAAAGTGCTCAGTACCGTTGTCGCATCCCTATTGTTGATGGGGGTTGCGAGCGGTTGCTCTACTGGCGGAGCAGAATCCTCTGAGAAGGAAGTAAGGATCGGATATTTCCCAAATCTGACCCATAGTGCAACGATTATCGCGCTGGAGAAAGGCTATTTCAAGGAAGCTTTTGGTGCGGATGTAAAGATTCAAACAAAAACGGTCACCAATGGCGGATTGTTTATGGAAGCGATGGCAACCAAAGCAATTGATGTAGGGACAGTCGGACCTGGACCGCTGTTGAACTTTTATGTGAAGCACCCCGGGTATCGTTTGATTTCAGGTGCGGTCAATGGCGGAGCTGTGCTCGTCATGAATGGTTCAGCCAACATTACGGAACTAAAAGATTTAAAAGGCAAAAAAATCGCGATTCCGGTTATCGGCAGCACACAGGATGTCATGCTTAGAAAAGCATTGAATGAGGTTGGTCTCAAACCGACGACGAATGGTGGAGATGTGGAACTGTATGCGGCGGCTCCAGCAGATACGGCAGCATTATTCGTGCAAAAATCCGTTGATGGTGCAGCAACTCAAGAGCCATGGGGATATGTACTGGAAAATCAGGCAGAAGGAAAATTGCTTTTGGACTGGGATCAATTCGCTTGGGGCAAAGAATCAACCAATACTGTCGTAGCAGCCAGCGATGAGTTTCTGAAACGAGAAGGATTGGCAACCGCCTATCTGCAAGCACATAAAAAGGCAGTCAAATTCATTCAGGAAAATCCCGAAGAAAGCCAAGACCTGATCATCAAGCATTTGAAAGGTCTGACTGGCAAAGAACTGAGCAAAAAAGAAGTGCAGGCAGCCTTTTCCCGTTTGGAAGTAACAACGGCGGTCAATGAAAAAGTCATTCAGGAAATGGCCGATATCAGCCAGGAAGCCGGCTATATTTCCAGTAATAAAATCGACGGCTTGATCGATTTGAAATATTTAGAAGCATCGAAATAA
- a CDS encoding ABC transporter ATP-binding protein encodes MYLTIDNVTKHFVNEQKQKVKVLDDINLEVEKGSFVSIVGPSGCGKSTLLYLIAGLDQPDSGNIHVAGNKVNKPGPDRVVVFQEAGLFPWLTVLENVTYGLKLKKMSAAKANEKALEVLKMVHLSKYVHSYPHQLSGGMKQRVAIARALVMEPDILLMDEPFSALDEQTRMVLHKELLEIWRTTKVTIFFVTHNIREAVQLGEKIVVFATRPGKIKEIIAVPAMRDGVMPDSVTLSTEQKVLSILQEEIEKVLKEEMGNDYSFKTGHLHRYDSGDLGSHI; translated from the coding sequence ATGTATCTGACTATTGATAATGTTACGAAACATTTTGTGAATGAGCAGAAACAAAAAGTAAAGGTGCTGGATGATATTAATCTTGAAGTGGAAAAGGGCAGCTTCGTTTCCATTGTCGGCCCCTCTGGCTGTGGTAAATCGACGCTGCTCTACTTAATAGCCGGATTGGATCAACCGGACAGCGGTAATATACACGTTGCTGGCAACAAAGTGAATAAGCCCGGTCCCGACAGAGTCGTCGTTTTTCAAGAAGCGGGATTATTTCCATGGCTAACCGTTTTGGAAAATGTTACATACGGGCTCAAGTTGAAGAAAATGTCTGCAGCGAAAGCCAACGAAAAGGCGCTGGAAGTGCTCAAAATGGTCCATTTAAGCAAGTATGTTCATTCCTATCCCCATCAGCTCTCAGGCGGAATGAAGCAACGTGTAGCCATAGCTCGGGCACTTGTCATGGAACCCGATATTTTGCTGATGGATGAACCGTTCTCGGCGCTGGATGAACAGACGAGGATGGTTCTTCATAAGGAGTTGCTTGAGATTTGGCGGACGACCAAGGTCACGATTTTTTTCGTCACCCATAATATCCGAGAGGCCGTTCAGCTTGGGGAGAAGATCGTCGTTTTTGCCACACGCCCCGGCAAAATCAAGGAGATCATTGCGGTTCCTGCCATGCGCGATGGAGTCATGCCGGACAGTGTGACATTAAGCACCGAGCAGAAGGTGCTGTCGATACTGCAAGAAGAGATAGAAAAGGTGCTGAAGGAGGAAATGGGCAATGACTACAGCTTTAAGACGGGTCATCTTCATCGCTATGATAGCGGCGATCTGGGAAGTCACATCTAG